A window of Lepidochelys kempii isolate rLepKem1 chromosome 1, rLepKem1.hap2, whole genome shotgun sequence contains these coding sequences:
- the LOC140907257 gene encoding hemoglobin subunit beta yields MMHWTAEEKHYITSMWDKINVAEIGGESLARLLIVYPWTQKFFSDFGNLTSSSAIMHNVKIQEHGKKVLNSFGSAVKNMDHIKETFADLSKLHCDTLHVDPENFKLLGSILIIVLAIHFGKECTPTWQAAWQKLVSAVAHALTLHYH; encoded by the exons ATGATGCACTGGACAGCCGAAGAGAAGCACTACATTACCAGCATGTGGGACAAGATCAATGTGGCAGAGATTGGAGGCGAATCCCTGGCCAG GCTGCTGATCGTCTACCCCTGGACCCAGAAGTTTTTCTCTGACTTCGGGAACCTCACCAGCTCCAGCGCCATCATGCACAACGTCAAGATCCAAGAGCATGGCAAGAAGGTGCTGAACTCCTTTGGGTCTGCCGTGAAGAACATGGACCATATCAAGGAAACCTTCGCTGACCTGAGCAAGCTGCACTGCGATACGCTGCATGTGGATCCCGAGAACTTCAAG ctcctgggcAGTATCCTCATCATTGTCCTGGCCATTCACTTCGGGAAGGAGTGCACTCCCACCTGGCAGGCCGCCTGGCAAAAGCTGGTCAGTGCAGTGGCCCATGCTCTGACCCTCCATTACCACTGA
- the LOC140907262 gene encoding hemoglobin subunit beta-like — protein MVHWTAEEKQLITGLWGKVNVAECGGEALARLLIVYPWTQRFFSSFGNLSSPTAIVGNPKVRDHGKKVLTSFGDAVKNLDNIKATYAKLSELHCDRLHVDPENFRLLGDILIIILAAHFGREFTPACQAAWQKLVSVVAHALGHQYH, from the exons ATGGTGCACTGGACAGCCGAAGAGAAGCAGCTCATTACCGGCCTGTGGGGCAAGGTCAACGTGGCTGAATGTGGTGGCGAAGCCCTGGCCAG gCTGCTGATCGTCTACCCCTGGACCCAGAGGTTTTTCTCTTCCTTCGGGAACCTCTCCAGCCCCACCGCCATCGTGGGCAACCCCAAGGTCCGTGACCACGGCAAGAAGGTGCTGACCTCCTTTGGGGACGCCGTGAAGAACCTGGACAACATCAAGGCCACCTATGCCAAGCTGAGCGAGCTGCATTGTGACAGGCTACACGTGGACCCCGAGAACTTCAGG ctcctgggtgaCATCCTCATCATCATCCTGGCTGCCCACTTCGGGAGGGAGTTCACCCCTGCCTGCCAGGCCGCCTGGCAGAAGCTGGTCAGCGTGGTGGCCCACGCGCTGGGTCACCAGTACCACTGA